The following are from one region of the Alicyclobacillus fastidiosus genome:
- a CDS encoding IS3 family transposase (programmed frameshift), whose product MLANKYDADFKLNTVKLVLEEGKVASQVARDLGISQKTVYGWIAQYKNDPKHPFVGSGNLKPEAQATRDLERENRELREELENLKKSGAHLQQRPEVRYQFICDHRFDFSVQRMCKVLQVFRSGYYAWLKRPDSQRKQRRQKLTRRIHEIFLSSRRLYGSPKITQVLREEGTVVGQKMVAQIMRESGLKSRTVRKYKATTSSKHNHPVHENVLNQTFQAERPNQVWMSDITYVWTAEGWLYVASIMDLFTRKIVGWRADSRMTKELVISALEQAYQREKPDSGVLHHSDRGSQYASKEYQEKLREYKMIGSMSRKGNCYDNACIESFHSVIKRELIHLEKFKTRGRAKRQIWEYIERWYNRGRIHSSIGYKTPVQFQSMYERRQLKTAV is encoded by the exons ATGTTGGCAAATAAGTATGATGCGGATTTTAAGCTAAACACCGTGAAATTGGTTTTGGAAGAGGGGAAAGTAGCCTCCCAGGTGGCACGAGATCTCGGAATATCCCAAAAGACAGTTTACGGCTGGATTGCCCAGTATAAGAATGATCCGAAGCATCCCTTTGTGGGTTCCGGGAACTTGAAGCCAGAGGCCCAAGCAACGCGGGATTTGGAGCGCGAGAACCGCGAACTGAGAGAGGAACTTGAAA ATCTTAAAAAAAGCGGTGCGCATCTTCAGCAACGACCGGAAGTAAGGTATCAGTTCATCTGCGATCACCGCTTCGACTTTTCGGTCCAGAGGATGTGCAAAGTGCTGCAAGTATTTCGAAGCGGGTACTATGCTTGGTTGAAACGCCCTGACAGCCAGCGGAAACAACGACGTCAGAAGTTGACGCGACGCATTCACGAAATCTTCCTGTCCTCTCGCCGTTTGTACGGGAGTCCAAAGATTACACAAGTTTTACGGGAGGAAGGCACTGTTGTTGGACAAAAGATGGTTGCTCAAATCATGCGTGAGAGCGGCCTGAAAAGCCGTACAGTGCGGAAATACAAAGCAACCACCAGCTCAAAACACAACCACCCAGTCCATGAAAACGTGTTGAATCAGACGTTTCAGGCGGAACGGCCAAACCAGGTGTGGATGTCCGATATCACTTATGTGTGGACCGCTGAAGGTTGGCTCTATGTTGCGAGTATCATGGACTTATTTACGCGGAAGATTGTCGGATGGCGGGCCGATTCGCGGATGACGAAGGAACTTGTTATCTCGGCTCTAGAGCAAGCCTATCAACGAGAAAAACCCGATAGCGGTGTCCTGCACCACTCGGACCGCGGAAGCCAGTATGCGTCAAAAGAGTATCAGGAGAAGCTGAGAGAGTACAAGATGATTGGTAGCATGAGCCGAAAAGGAAATTGTTATGATAATGCCTGTATCGAGTCATTCCACAGCGTGATCAAACGCGAGCTCATTCATCTGGAGAAATTCAAGACCCGTGGACGCGCAAAGCGGCAGATTTGGGAGTACATCGAGCGATGGTACAATCGTGGCCGAATTCATTCGTCCATCGGCTACAAAACACCTGTTCAGTTTCAGTCTATGTATGAACGTAGGCAGCTAAAAACGGCTGTCTAA
- the istA gene encoding IS21 family transposase: MHKIHEVLRLYHQSQMSERAIASSLMLSRATIGKIIRRADEAGITWPLPDDMTESQLERALFPRPQGRPKNCFEPNWNEIHMEMRKKGVTLQLLWMEYKEQHPDGYQHTQFCERYRLWKKSLQVTMRHEHRAGEKMFVDYAGPTARVIDPETGEIQEAQIFVATLGASSYTYVEAQWSQNLESFIQGHVHAFEFFGGVPKLLVPDNLKSGVNKSDRYEPTLNRTYFEMASYYGCAVLPARPRKPRDKAKVEAAVLLAERWILAVLRKRTFFSLDELNVAIRELVIRLNEKPFQKLEGSRKSLFEAVDKPALQPLRETPYEFATWRTARVNIDYHVAVQGTYYSVPYPLVGQEVGVRCTQRVIEIFHKGNRVASHVRGTAKGQFVTDSAHRPRSHQAHAEWTPSRLINWGNSIGPNTGILVSRILDSKRHPEQGYRSCLGLLSLSKQYSGQRLERAAEKALLANTISLASVKTMLKKGMEQLTLPLHIDNPTPMHSNVRGAAYYQSSKQNIVH, from the coding sequence ATGCACAAAATCCACGAAGTATTACGCCTCTACCACCAGTCCCAAATGAGCGAGCGTGCTATCGCGTCAAGCCTCATGCTCTCTAGGGCCACTATCGGGAAAATTATCCGTCGTGCAGACGAAGCCGGCATCACATGGCCGCTGCCGGACGACATGACCGAGTCACAGCTTGAAAGGGCCCTCTTTCCCCGACCACAAGGCCGACCCAAGAACTGCTTCGAGCCCAATTGGAATGAAATTCACATGGAGATGCGAAAGAAGGGCGTTACCCTTCAATTGCTGTGGATGGAGTACAAGGAGCAGCACCCCGACGGATATCAACACACCCAATTTTGTGAACGGTATCGACTGTGGAAGAAGAGCTTACAAGTCACCATGCGACACGAACACCGGGCGGGAGAAAAGATGTTCGTCGACTACGCTGGACCAACTGCTCGGGTCATTGACCCTGAAACCGGTGAAATTCAAGAGGCGCAAATTTTTGTGGCTACACTTGGTGCGAGTAGCTACACATATGTAGAGGCTCAGTGGTCACAGAATCTGGAGTCATTCATTCAAGGACATGTTCATGCATTTGAGTTCTTTGGAGGCGTGCCAAAGCTTTTAGTTCCAGACAATCTGAAATCTGGCGTAAACAAGTCCGACCGTTATGAGCCTACCCTCAATCGGACCTACTTCGAGATGGCGTCATATTACGGCTGTGCAGTGTTACCAGCACGGCCACGCAAACCGCGAGATAAGGCAAAGGTCGAGGCGGCAGTGTTGCTGGCAGAGCGCTGGATTCTAGCCGTGCTACGTAAACGGACTTTCTTCAGTCTAGATGAGCTGAATGTAGCGATTCGAGAGCTTGTCATTCGGCTGAACGAAAAACCGTTTCAAAAGCTGGAGGGGTCCCGTAAGTCACTGTTCGAGGCAGTAGACAAACCAGCCCTCCAGCCCCTGCGTGAAACTCCCTACGAGTTCGCCACCTGGAGAACGGCAAGGGTAAATATAGATTATCACGTAGCGGTGCAGGGCACATATTACAGTGTCCCCTATCCGTTGGTTGGACAAGAAGTGGGCGTAAGATGTACTCAGAGGGTAATAGAGATTTTTCACAAGGGGAATCGCGTAGCAAGCCATGTTCGGGGTACGGCCAAAGGTCAGTTTGTCACGGACTCCGCTCATCGGCCAAGGTCTCATCAAGCACACGCCGAGTGGACGCCGTCCCGTCTCATCAACTGGGGAAACAGCATCGGCCCAAACACCGGGATTTTAGTCTCACGCATTCTAGACAGCAAACGGCATCCAGAACAAGGGTATCGTTCCTGTTTAGGTCTACTAAGCCTTTCAAAACAATACTCAGGTCAGCGCTTGGAACGAGCAGCAGAAAAGGCGCTCCTTGCAAACACAATTTCTTTGGCAAGCGTCAAGACTATGCTGAAAAAGGGCATGGAACAGCTCACCCTGCCACTTCATATCGACAACCCAACACCCATGCACAGCAATGTGCGCGGTGCGGCCTACTATCAATCTTCTAAGCAAAACATTGTCCACTAA
- a CDS encoding YigZ family protein, with protein MQFTTPQFEITVETVEKKSRFIATVVPILGVDDAERALLEIREQHKSANHNCFAYRVGLGVPIERFSDDGEPSGTAGRPILEVIRRRGIDNVLVVVTRYFGGILLGASGLVRTYADAASQGLSAATMLHCDVMNTLRVTCDYGIYGKLEYVLGQNGIAIYEKTFSDVVSFEIVVPESDVEDRLTALSEWTNGQASVEVLPGEYIGVTQDGSLVRGVWPTENT; from the coding sequence ATGCAGTTTACTACACCACAGTTCGAAATCACAGTGGAAACTGTTGAGAAGAAGTCCAGATTTATTGCCACTGTCGTGCCCATTTTGGGGGTTGACGACGCGGAACGAGCTCTATTAGAGATCCGCGAACAGCACAAGAGTGCCAACCACAACTGCTTTGCGTATCGGGTTGGGCTTGGTGTGCCGATCGAGCGGTTTTCCGATGACGGAGAACCCAGCGGGACCGCAGGGCGGCCGATTCTCGAAGTGATTCGCAGGCGCGGGATCGACAACGTCCTCGTCGTTGTGACACGGTATTTCGGGGGTATCCTGCTCGGGGCCAGCGGCCTCGTTCGCACTTATGCCGATGCCGCGAGTCAAGGGCTGTCCGCCGCTACGATGCTCCATTGCGACGTGATGAACACGCTACGGGTCACGTGCGATTACGGGATTTACGGGAAGTTGGAATACGTCTTGGGGCAGAACGGCATCGCAATCTACGAGAAGACATTTTCGGATGTGGTTTCGTTTGAGATCGTAGTGCCGGAGTCGGATGTGGAGGATCGTCTGACGGCTTTGTCCGAGTGGACGAACGGGCAGGCGAGCGTCGAGGTACTTCCCGGCGAGTATATCGGCGTCACACAGGACGGGAGTTTGGTACGTGGTGTCTGGCCAACGGAGAATACCTGA
- a CDS encoding HAMP domain-containing sensor histidine kinase yields the protein MKLRWQLFCAFMVVTISGVATNIMINYNPVMNLLLLDQRLSMRQEANRWLDQLNTGGATTADWNALASTARTQGCNVALVSEDLVPIRNSFPSTPTIQFTQQSLKGGGIYDFASKQYVMVGIQYFANGKKYILFVGAPPNWYLLFRTAFIKLAELMLSGVLVSGLISVIMSHRVSKPLLKLNNELKKVAKLRFTEVEVIHASGEVGEVAQSFYVLSQELQRAILSEKQFFRQISHELRTPLMAIQGYAEGIRDGVFKGQAARSGLEVIVDESVRLKKLVDELIQLSKAEGNPHREPLEWSAVDVNDVLQEAITVLHPLLLEGQCNIKTSFNCAGTVFLNRNRLLQALINVLVNAIRYAEKSIQITTVCSGDHMVVEIRDDGPGIPDEIIDNIFHSFVKGAEGQTGLGLYIAKQVISEFQGTISAQNDIQKGAVFSISLPLYNSVD from the coding sequence ATGAAGCTCCGCTGGCAACTTTTTTGCGCCTTCATGGTCGTTACTATCTCGGGTGTTGCCACGAACATCATGATCAACTACAACCCCGTGATGAATCTGCTTCTCCTAGATCAACGACTCTCTATGAGACAAGAGGCGAATCGTTGGTTGGATCAGTTAAATACAGGCGGAGCTACTACGGCAGATTGGAACGCTCTGGCATCCACAGCGCGTACGCAAGGATGTAATGTAGCACTTGTGTCCGAAGACCTTGTCCCGATTAGAAATTCGTTTCCTTCGACACCGACTATACAGTTCACTCAGCAGTCTTTAAAGGGCGGCGGAATATATGATTTTGCTTCAAAGCAATACGTGATGGTGGGCATTCAGTATTTCGCGAATGGAAAAAAATATATCCTATTTGTTGGTGCCCCACCTAATTGGTATTTACTTTTCCGGACGGCATTTATAAAACTGGCGGAACTCATGCTCTCAGGCGTTCTTGTATCGGGCCTTATCAGTGTCATAATGTCGCATAGAGTCTCAAAACCACTTCTTAAGTTAAACAATGAGTTGAAGAAAGTCGCCAAACTACGCTTCACCGAGGTCGAAGTGATTCACGCCTCGGGAGAAGTTGGTGAGGTAGCGCAAAGTTTCTATGTGTTGTCGCAGGAACTGCAGCGGGCGATCTTGTCGGAGAAGCAGTTCTTCCGACAGATATCCCATGAACTAAGAACACCCTTGATGGCAATACAAGGATATGCAGAAGGGATACGCGACGGAGTATTCAAGGGGCAGGCTGCCCGATCTGGCCTCGAAGTTATTGTGGATGAATCCGTTCGATTAAAAAAACTTGTCGATGAACTTATACAACTATCTAAGGCAGAAGGCAACCCTCATAGGGAACCACTTGAGTGGAGCGCCGTCGATGTAAACGATGTATTACAGGAAGCAATAACAGTTTTGCACCCACTATTATTGGAAGGACAGTGTAACATTAAAACGTCCTTTAATTGTGCAGGGACTGTGTTCTTAAATAGAAACAGGTTGCTTCAAGCACTCATCAATGTTTTAGTGAATGCGATTCGATATGCAGAGAAGTCAATTCAAATTACAACGGTTTGTTCAGGGGACCACATGGTCGTCGAGATACGTGATGATGGTCCAGGTATACCAGACGAAATCATAGATAACATTTTTCATTCATTCGTTAAGGGCGCAGAAGGTCAGACTGGTCTTGGATTATACATTGCCAAGCAAGTCATTTCTGAGTTTCAGGGAACGATTTCTGCCCAAAACGACATTCAAAAAGGTGCCGTATTCAGTATCTCACTACCGCTTTACAATTCAGTTGATTAA
- a CDS encoding glycosyltransferase family 2 protein gives MISIVVPTYNEKDNVRSVAEIIKQTLCGHDYELIFVDDSTDETPLILEQLSEADEAVRYLHRDRERGLATAVARGFEISRGDVVTVMDADLQHPPAMIVTMYETLKQADADFVIPSRFVCGGDDGGLNIYRKMVSFVARYVGKLLLPVSLRKISDPTGGFFMFRREVIHEIELKPVGWKILIEVLVRGTPTKVVEVPYRFQPRNAGQSKMSTKEQINYVRHLLKLLKDSPSDRRLYLFCLIGFSGVIVNMILYSILVRVGFGVPLSGCISAAFAMASNFALNDRVTWADVKGKRLIERAIKYVLTSVAGIGISTGTLTLLYYDAHVHYLDSNLIGISVATVWNFIVNNIWTWRRTEVERGIVHISLSERV, from the coding sequence TTGATAAGCATTGTCGTACCGACCTATAACGAAAAAGATAACGTACGTAGTGTGGCGGAGATTATTAAGCAAACGTTGTGTGGTCACGATTATGAGCTCATTTTTGTGGATGATAGCACAGACGAAACACCGCTCATATTGGAGCAATTGTCAGAAGCAGACGAGGCAGTTCGTTATTTGCACCGTGATCGTGAAAGAGGATTGGCGACAGCAGTGGCTCGCGGCTTTGAAATCAGCCGTGGTGATGTTGTAACTGTAATGGACGCAGACCTGCAACATCCACCAGCCATGATCGTAACGATGTATGAGACGCTCAAACAGGCTGACGCTGACTTTGTGATACCCAGTCGCTTTGTTTGTGGAGGAGATGACGGTGGACTAAACATCTACCGAAAAATGGTATCGTTCGTGGCCCGTTATGTGGGAAAGCTCTTACTCCCGGTTTCCCTACGGAAGATCAGTGACCCAACTGGGGGATTCTTCATGTTTCGAAGAGAAGTGATTCATGAAATCGAGTTGAAGCCCGTAGGTTGGAAAATACTTATCGAGGTTCTTGTGCGCGGAACACCTACTAAAGTGGTAGAGGTGCCTTACCGTTTTCAGCCTAGAAATGCTGGACAATCAAAAATGTCTACGAAGGAACAGATCAATTATGTCAGGCACCTTCTCAAATTATTAAAGGATAGCCCATCAGACCGGAGACTTTATCTATTTTGCCTTATAGGGTTCTCAGGGGTCATTGTTAACATGATCCTTTATTCAATATTGGTGAGAGTTGGTTTCGGTGTCCCCCTTTCGGGATGTATATCGGCAGCTTTTGCAATGGCCTCGAATTTTGCTTTAAATGATCGCGTGACATGGGCCGATGTCAAGGGTAAAAGACTCATTGAAAGGGCGATCAAATACGTTCTAACCTCCGTGGCCGGTATTGGGATTTCTACAGGAACACTAACCTTGTTATACTACGATGCCCATGTACACTATTTGGATTCAAACTTGATAGGAATTTCAGTGGCTACTGTCTGGAATTTTATCGTAAATAATATTTGGACATGGCGGAGAACGGAAGTTGAGCGTGGGATAGTACACATTAGCCTCTCCGAGAGGGTTTAA
- a CDS encoding helix-turn-helix domain-containing protein, whose protein sequence is MHDKGMSVSQIAREVGRDRKTVRKWLGESAPGIYKRGTYKPKIIDP, encoded by the coding sequence ATGCATGATAAGGGTATGAGTGTGTCACAAATTGCCCGCGAAGTCGGACGCGACCGAAAAACGGTTCGTAAGTGGTTAGGAGAATCCGCCCCCGGTATATATAAACGTGGCACTTACAAACCAAAGATAATTGACCCGTAG
- a CDS encoding ATP-binding protein, translating into MLEQRIQHACEELGWSRLPEVLYQHAEQASKENISYLEFLDNLLQEELRAKYERIILTRTRFARLPFQKTLEEFDFTFQPSVDERRMRDLATMRFLSHQENVIFLGPPGVGKTHLAVALGLEAIRQRHSVYFTTANDLVESLEEAHEKGTIRRKLRQYTKPALLIVDEIGYRKMNCVFRSKWPPIPENSGHLFR; encoded by the coding sequence ATGCTTGAACAACGAATTCAGCACGCATGCGAAGAATTAGGGTGGTCTCGGCTACCCGAGGTCCTTTACCAGCATGCTGAGCAGGCTTCCAAAGAAAATATATCTTACCTTGAATTCTTGGACAATCTCCTGCAGGAGGAACTGCGTGCCAAATACGAACGCATTATACTCACGCGGACTCGTTTCGCCAGGCTTCCGTTTCAGAAGACGCTTGAGGAGTTTGACTTCACATTTCAACCCTCCGTTGACGAGCGAAGAATGCGCGATTTAGCGACCATGCGCTTTCTGAGCCACCAAGAGAACGTGATTTTCTTAGGGCCACCGGGCGTTGGGAAAACACATCTTGCTGTAGCACTCGGACTGGAGGCGATTCGCCAACGGCATTCAGTGTACTTCACCACAGCAAATGATTTAGTTGAGTCACTTGAAGAGGCACATGAGAAAGGAACCATTCGCCGTAAACTGCGGCAATATACCAAGCCAGCGCTGCTGATTGTAGACGAGATTGGGTACCGAAAGATGAATTGTGTATTCCGGTCAAAGTGGCCACCCATTCCGGAAAATAGCGGCCACCTGTTCCGGTAA
- a CDS encoding response regulator transcription factor yields the protein MTYRIAVVDDDVHIRNIVEGYLQSSGYRTIGLRSTEEALDLLEIDPPDLWIIDVMLPGEDGYSLCKRIRTSTEIPIVMISALTEDEDRITGIDLGADDFMSKPFSPKELVARVNRLMHRHELLTRIGSTRPLEEKHSSLDRSRVPNEERLRFNEDDNSIVWRGVHVALTAKEFSLLQYLFQYCNQACSREDIITQIWGSDSKNGDHRALDQVVKRLRKKLSGLTIDTVWGHGYRLRLGESKQ from the coding sequence TTGACATATCGAATTGCAGTAGTGGATGATGACGTCCACATTCGAAACATAGTAGAGGGATACTTACAATCCAGTGGATACAGAACCATCGGGCTAAGGTCTACTGAGGAAGCACTCGATCTGCTTGAAATTGATCCACCGGATTTGTGGATAATCGACGTGATGTTACCCGGAGAAGACGGATACAGTCTGTGTAAACGTATTCGAACAAGCACAGAGATTCCCATAGTCATGATATCGGCTCTGACAGAAGATGAAGACCGTATCACCGGAATCGATCTCGGAGCCGACGATTTCATGTCAAAGCCATTTAGTCCTAAAGAATTGGTGGCTCGAGTAAACCGCCTGATGCACCGTCATGAACTTCTAACGAGAATCGGATCAACAAGACCTTTGGAAGAGAAGCATTCGAGCCTAGACCGTAGTCGCGTGCCGAATGAAGAAAGACTTAGATTCAATGAAGATGATAATTCTATTGTATGGCGCGGTGTCCATGTGGCGTTAACAGCAAAGGAATTTTCTCTCTTACAATATTTGTTTCAATACTGCAATCAGGCCTGTTCGAGAGAAGACATCATTACTCAAATCTGGGGCAGTGACTCTAAAAATGGTGACCACCGGGCCCTCGACCAAGTTGTAAAGCGATTAAGGAAAAAGCTTTCTGGATTAACGATCGACACTGTCTGGGGACACGGTTATCGGCTTCGATTGGGGGAATCAAAACAATGA
- the istB gene encoding IS21-like element helper ATPase IstB: protein MLNNHTVDALRGLRLTAMAEAYLRQMQDPTLQGLSFEERFGLLVDHEVTSRYNQRLGKLIREAKFKVQATPEEVDHRPARGLDSALIRHLTSGQWIAAHHNLVVTGPTGGGKTYLSCALGTAACRLGFSVRYYRVSRLFQDITLSKADGSYSRLAAKLAKTDLLILDDWGLASISTSDGRELLDILDDRTSLKSTCIASQLPVEMWHSQFADPTVADAILDRLVHSSYKVNLQGESMRKLKSPLLENEESAI, encoded by the coding sequence ATGTTAAATAATCACACGGTGGACGCGCTGCGGGGATTACGACTCACTGCTATGGCGGAAGCATACCTAAGGCAAATGCAGGACCCCACATTACAGGGGCTATCTTTCGAAGAGCGCTTTGGATTATTGGTGGACCATGAAGTCACGTCCCGTTATAACCAACGTTTAGGGAAACTCATTAGAGAGGCAAAATTCAAGGTTCAGGCAACACCTGAAGAAGTCGACCATCGTCCTGCACGTGGTTTAGATTCCGCACTCATTCGTCACCTGACAAGCGGCCAGTGGATTGCTGCTCACCACAATCTTGTTGTAACGGGTCCCACAGGCGGTGGCAAAACCTATTTATCTTGTGCACTCGGGACAGCAGCGTGTAGATTGGGTTTCTCGGTCAGATACTATCGAGTATCTCGATTGTTCCAAGACATTACCTTGTCAAAGGCGGATGGGTCATACTCACGTTTGGCCGCGAAGCTCGCCAAGACAGACTTACTGATTCTAGACGATTGGGGTCTCGCCTCCATATCCACATCAGACGGAAGAGAGCTCCTCGATATCCTGGACGATAGGACATCGCTTAAATCAACGTGTATTGCGAGTCAACTCCCTGTTGAAATGTGGCACTCCCAATTCGCGGACCCCACAGTCGCAGATGCTATCCTAGACCGCTTGGTACACAGCTCCTACAAGGTCAATTTACAGGGGGAATCAATGAGAAAACTCAAGAGCCCATTGCTAGAAAATGAGGAGTCTGCTATTTAA
- the istA gene encoding IS21 family transposase, whose amino-acid sequence MNATVIFDEISEMGYDGGMTQLRVFMKPHRQAVEEKATTRFETLPGEQAQVDWGSFTVNWHGHRKRIYAFVMVLGYSRMMYLEFTENEKLETLMGCHVRAAAYFNGITATCLYDNMKTVVAGQDDRGKPIWNERFAAFAAHHGFKVRRYKPYRARTKGKVENGVKYVRRNFWPRVRTFTGLDDLNRQVRHWLDTVANVRVHGTTHQRPIDRFPEEQLLPMNTMPFESAERHLRKVPSDALVTYETNRYSVPYPLVGYMVEIQDERNGVIRFFHAGKLVAEHTKCTGKHQVSRNKKHFEGILAGGKQKVPQPIPRLIENPAPEVMRRPLSVYDRLLKEEVVR is encoded by the coding sequence GTGAACGCGACCGTTATCTTTGATGAGATTTCAGAGATGGGATATGACGGTGGAATGACGCAACTGCGTGTATTTATGAAGCCGCACCGGCAAGCCGTTGAAGAGAAGGCTACCACACGATTCGAGACGCTGCCCGGTGAACAAGCTCAGGTAGACTGGGGTAGCTTCACAGTGAACTGGCATGGACACAGGAAGAGGATTTATGCGTTTGTGATGGTATTGGGCTACTCTCGCATGATGTACTTAGAATTTACGGAGAATGAGAAGCTAGAAACACTCATGGGTTGCCATGTAAGGGCCGCGGCATATTTCAATGGAATAACCGCGACATGTCTATACGATAACATGAAGACTGTGGTGGCCGGTCAGGATGACCGAGGCAAGCCGATTTGGAATGAGCGGTTCGCCGCCTTTGCAGCACACCATGGGTTTAAGGTCAGGCGCTATAAACCCTACCGCGCTCGTACGAAGGGAAAGGTGGAAAATGGGGTCAAATACGTCCGAAGGAACTTCTGGCCAAGAGTCCGAACGTTCACTGGGCTTGATGATTTGAACCGGCAAGTAAGGCACTGGTTAGACACGGTGGCGAATGTCCGCGTCCATGGCACCACTCACCAACGGCCAATAGACAGGTTCCCAGAAGAACAACTTCTGCCGATGAATACAATGCCCTTTGAAAGTGCGGAGCGTCATCTACGCAAAGTACCTTCTGACGCGTTGGTTACATACGAAACAAACCGTTACTCTGTGCCGTATCCATTGGTGGGCTATATGGTTGAAATACAGGATGAGCGTAACGGTGTAATCCGGTTCTTCCACGCTGGAAAGCTGGTCGCCGAACACACAAAGTGCACAGGCAAGCACCAGGTTTCGAGGAACAAAAAACACTTCGAGGGGATTCTCGCAGGAGGCAAACAAAAGGTTCCCCAACCTATCCCACGCCTCATTGAAAATCCAGCACCCGAAGTGATGCGTCGCCCGCTCTCGGTGTATGACCGTCTTCTGAAAGAGGAGGTCGTACGCTGA
- a CDS encoding IS256 family transposase: protein MAYMDKIALLDLIRKIGLEDGDVDFLKEGLKILTQAVMDVEVSSLIGAERYERSEKRSNSRNGHREREWDTRVGTIDLQIPKLRKGSYFPSILEPRRKAEKALLAVVQEAYVHGVSTRKVDELVESLGIQGISKSEVSRICKELDDVVQSFKNRPLEGAYPYVWLDATFPKVREGGRVQSMAFVIAIGVRDTGEREVLGFDIGTSEDGSFWLTFIRSLVARGLSGVQLAISDAHEGLRNAIGSALTGATWQRCRVHTMRNILSQVPRASQQMVSSIVRTIFAQPTQETAKQQLAVVLEQLQAKFPKAMNVLERAEEDVLAYMAFPKEHWKQICSTNPLERLNRELRRRFDVVGIFPNRDSVVRLGGAILQEQNDEWVVARRYFSRESMAKLTGTDEQQLLAPTSVLHK from the coding sequence ATGGCTTATATGGATAAGATCGCACTTTTGGATTTGATTCGCAAGATCGGGTTAGAAGATGGGGATGTAGATTTTCTAAAAGAAGGACTGAAAATCCTCACCCAAGCCGTTATGGATGTTGAAGTCAGTTCACTCATCGGTGCAGAACGGTATGAACGTAGTGAAAAGCGCAGCAATAGTCGCAATGGACACAGAGAGCGAGAATGGGATACTCGCGTTGGAACGATTGACTTACAAATTCCAAAGCTTCGAAAGGGCAGCTACTTCCCCAGTATCCTGGAGCCTCGTCGGAAGGCGGAGAAGGCTCTGCTGGCCGTTGTCCAAGAAGCGTACGTGCATGGTGTAAGTACGCGTAAGGTGGATGAATTGGTTGAGTCACTTGGGATTCAGGGTATTAGCAAAAGTGAAGTCTCCCGCATCTGCAAAGAACTCGACGATGTGGTGCAATCGTTTAAGAATCGTCCTCTAGAAGGGGCGTATCCATATGTGTGGTTAGATGCAACGTTCCCAAAGGTTCGAGAAGGCGGAAGAGTTCAGAGTATGGCATTTGTGATTGCCATTGGCGTGCGAGATACCGGCGAGCGAGAAGTGCTGGGTTTTGATATTGGCACGAGCGAGGATGGCTCGTTCTGGCTCACATTTATTCGTAGCCTCGTTGCCCGTGGATTGAGCGGTGTACAGTTGGCGATTAGCGATGCACACGAAGGACTACGAAATGCAATTGGTTCTGCCTTGACAGGAGCGACGTGGCAACGTTGCCGTGTTCACACGATGCGTAACATCCTAAGCCAGGTGCCCAGGGCGTCGCAACAGATGGTCTCGTCTATTGTCCGGACGATTTTTGCTCAGCCAACGCAAGAAACAGCCAAGCAACAACTGGCTGTCGTCCTGGAGCAACTTCAGGCAAAGTTCCCCAAAGCGATGAACGTTTTGGAGCGGGCTGAGGAAGACGTTTTAGCATACATGGCATTCCCCAAGGAGCATTGGAAGCAAATCTGTTCGACCAATCCGCTGGAGCGATTGAATCGCGAACTACGGCGCCGATTCGATGTCGTTGGCATATTCCCGAATCGGGATTCTGTCGTACGTCTTGGAGGAGCCATTCTCCAGGAGCAGAACGATGAGTGGGTCGTCGCGAGACGCTACTTTAGCCGCGAGTCGATGGCTAAACTCACCGGAACGGATGAACAGCAACTACTGGCACCCACGTCAGTATTACATAAATAG